DNA from Leptolyngbya iicbica LK:
GGATCAATGGGTAAATCTTTGGCGGGGGTCTCGGTGTATTGCAAGACAGTGGCTTGCACGATGTCGCGATAATTGGCAATTTCGGTTGAGGTTTCGCAGGGCTGCGTCACCAAGCGCGCGCGATCGCTCTGGCTAAACTTATGCCAGTGTTCTAGTTTCAATTTGACGCCGCAAGTATCGAGCTTATATCGCACCTGCATGGGAATACAGCGGAGCGATTCAACGAAGTCGGCTTCAAATTCAAAGAACATCAATTCAGAAGTGGACATAACAGTAATCACGGTACGCAAATTCAGTGGGTTTACGTTGGAGATCGGGTGGCAGAGTGACAATTCATCCTGCGATCGCGCCACTCACAACCTGGCCACAGGGAACAAGCTGCAAGGGGCAAGGGGACGGTTCCCTGTTGATGCTACCGATGCCATCAGGCGCGAGCCAAGGGCACCGTCCCCTGAGAGCGGTTGGTTTTCTCTCCGCCCCAGCCTCAATGCTGGAGGACAGCGTCTCGGACGGCTAACTCTAGCGACTCGCTCACCTGTTGATGGGTGCGATCGCCCATCAGCATTTCCTCTGTAATCGGCACAACCGTGACGGCGCTGGCTTTCAGCTCGGGTTGCAGGGAAATCGGGC
Protein-coding regions in this window:
- a CDS encoding nitrate reductase associated protein, whose product is MSTSELMFFEFEADFVESLRCIPMQVRYKLDTCGVKLKLEHWHKFSQSDRARLVTQPCETSTEIANYRDIVQATVLQYTETPAKDLPIDPQPPWLQADQVPTDVQAQAAHFDCEITPQQWAALPPLARFALCKLSRPGHENRNFLSALYEFQLKSPTHTKNES